One stretch of Priestia megaterium DNA includes these proteins:
- the hisF gene encoding imidazole glycerol phosphate synthase subunit HisF yields the protein MITKRIIPCLDVKDGRVVKGVQFVELRDAGDPVELAKFYDEEGADELVFLDISASHEGRKTMVHVVEEVASQLAIPFTVGGGINALEDMKRMLRAGADKVSLNTAAVLNPALITEGSDFFGAQCIVVAIDAKYDESLQSWRVYTHGGRNATDWEVIDWAREAVKRGAGEILLTSMDKDGEKSGFDLALTKAVSQAVSVPVIASGGAGNGQDFVDAFEKGEADAALAASIFHYKETSVKEIKSYAKQQGVSIR from the coding sequence ATGATTACAAAACGAATCATTCCTTGTTTAGATGTAAAGGACGGCCGCGTGGTAAAAGGAGTTCAGTTTGTGGAACTTCGAGATGCAGGAGATCCTGTAGAGTTGGCGAAATTTTACGATGAAGAAGGCGCAGACGAATTAGTCTTTTTAGATATTTCTGCTTCTCATGAAGGACGCAAAACGATGGTACATGTTGTAGAAGAAGTAGCATCTCAGCTAGCGATTCCTTTTACGGTGGGCGGAGGAATTAATGCACTAGAAGATATGAAGAGAATGCTTCGTGCTGGTGCAGACAAAGTGTCATTAAATACAGCGGCCGTACTCAATCCAGCACTGATTACAGAAGGGTCCGACTTTTTTGGAGCTCAGTGTATTGTGGTAGCAATCGATGCTAAGTACGATGAAAGCTTACAATCATGGCGAGTCTATACACACGGAGGCCGCAACGCAACGGACTGGGAAGTAATTGACTGGGCAAGAGAAGCAGTGAAGCGAGGTGCGGGTGAGATCTTGTTAACGAGTATGGATAAAGACGGCGAAAAGTCAGGATTTGATTTAGCATTAACCAAAGCAGTCAGCCAAGCGGTGAGCGTTCCTGTTATTGCTTCTGGCGGCGCAGGAAATGGTCAAGATTTTGTCGATGCGTTTGAAAAAGGAGAAGCTGACGCGGCTTTGGCGGCTTCGATCTTTCACTATAAAGAAACATCTGTAAAAGAAATTAAAAGCTATGCAAAACAACAAGGAGTGAGCATTCGATGA
- the hisA gene encoding 1-(5-phosphoribosyl)-5-[(5-phosphoribosylamino)methylideneamino]imidazole-4-carboxamide isomerase, giving the protein MSKFEIYPAIDMRGGKCVRLLQGDYTKETVYGDSPVDMATQFASEGAQWIHMVDLDGAKAAKRVNDEFVLGVKKKLDVRVQIGGGIRSEADVAYYLENGIDRVILGSAAISNPEFVKKMLKEYGARIAIGIDARDGYVATEGWVETSTIKATELGKELANAGAETFIFTDISTDGMLSGPNVEGIVEMARATGKGVIASGGVSKLADLDALKKYEADGVIGAIVGKALYTNKFTVAEALQEVKA; this is encoded by the coding sequence ATGAGCAAATTTGAAATATATCCAGCCATTGATATGCGCGGAGGAAAGTGCGTCCGTTTGCTTCAAGGAGATTACACAAAAGAAACGGTGTACGGAGATTCTCCGGTAGATATGGCCACACAATTCGCAAGTGAAGGTGCTCAGTGGATTCACATGGTTGATTTGGACGGCGCAAAAGCGGCCAAGCGCGTGAATGATGAATTTGTGCTAGGTGTGAAAAAGAAATTAGATGTACGTGTGCAAATTGGAGGAGGCATTCGCTCAGAAGCTGACGTTGCTTACTATTTAGAAAACGGAATTGACCGCGTTATTTTAGGAAGTGCAGCTATTTCTAATCCTGAATTTGTGAAAAAAATGCTGAAGGAATATGGTGCGCGTATTGCTATTGGTATTGATGCACGTGATGGCTATGTTGCGACGGAAGGCTGGGTGGAAACATCTACAATCAAAGCGACAGAACTAGGAAAAGAATTGGCTAATGCTGGCGCGGAAACATTTATTTTCACGGATATCTCTACGGATGGTATGCTGTCTGGTCCTAATGTGGAAGGAATTGTTGAAATGGCTAGGGCTACTGGAAAAGGTGTGATTGCATCAGGGGGAGTTAGTAAACTTGCTGATCTAGATGCACTAAAGAAATATGAAGCTGACGGCGTTATTGGTGCGATTGTAGGGAAAGCACTTTATACAAATAAGTTTACAGTAGCTGAAGCACTTCAAGAGGTGAAAGCTTAA
- the hisH gene encoding imidazole glycerol phosphate synthase subunit HisH, whose protein sequence is MIGIIDYGMGNLYSVSKALERLNYDYIISADPAELRKAKGLILPGVGAFKDAMEQLNQTKLTDFIKEEVSKGMPLLGICLGMQLLFEESDENGVTKGLELLKGRVERIPGITAEGQTYKVPHMGWNSLDFHQQSALLDGISEGHVYFVHSYYVKTNDQDVLLATSPYDVEVPAVVGKEHVFGTQFHPEKSSAIGMQMLQNYANFVEKRSPSYEQI, encoded by the coding sequence ATGATTGGCATTATTGACTATGGGATGGGAAACTTATACAGCGTAAGTAAAGCTCTTGAACGATTAAACTATGACTATATTATCTCCGCAGATCCTGCAGAACTAAGAAAGGCAAAAGGACTGATTCTTCCTGGAGTTGGAGCATTCAAAGATGCGATGGAACAGCTGAATCAAACAAAGCTGACGGACTTTATTAAAGAAGAAGTATCAAAAGGAATGCCTTTGCTTGGAATTTGTTTAGGTATGCAGCTGTTATTTGAAGAAAGCGATGAGAACGGCGTAACAAAAGGGCTGGAACTGTTAAAAGGGAGAGTCGAGCGTATTCCCGGCATTACTGCCGAAGGACAGACATATAAAGTCCCGCATATGGGCTGGAACTCTTTAGATTTTCATCAGCAGTCTGCTCTGCTTGATGGAATCAGTGAAGGCCACGTGTACTTTGTTCACTCTTATTACGTAAAAACAAATGACCAAGACGTGCTTTTAGCAACAAGTCCTTATGATGTTGAAGTTCCAGCAGTTGTTGGAAAAGAACACGTATTTGGCACTCAATTCCACCCTGAAAAAAGCAGTGCAATCGGAATGCAAATGCTGCAAAATTATGCAAACTTCGTAGAGAAAAGGAGCCCATCGTATGAGCAAATTTGA
- the hisB gene encoding imidazoleglycerol-phosphate dehydratase HisB, whose protein sequence is MRESSIKRTTNETDIALAIGIDGEGKANIDTGVPFLNHMLDLFTKHGQFNLDVKADGDTEIDDHHTTEDIGICLGQTFKEALGDKKGIKRYGNAFVPMDDALAQVVVDLSNRPHFEFKGDIPASRVGTFDTELVYEFLWKFALESRMNVHVIVHYGKNTHHIIEAVFKALARALDEATTIDPRVKGVPSTKGML, encoded by the coding sequence ATGAGAGAGTCAAGTATTAAACGTACAACAAACGAAACGGATATTGCATTAGCGATTGGAATCGATGGAGAAGGAAAAGCGAACATTGATACAGGCGTTCCTTTTTTAAATCATATGCTCGATTTATTTACAAAACACGGACAGTTTAACCTTGATGTAAAAGCAGATGGAGACACGGAGATTGATGATCACCATACAACGGAAGATATCGGTATTTGCCTTGGTCAAACGTTCAAAGAAGCGCTCGGTGATAAAAAGGGAATTAAACGCTATGGAAATGCTTTTGTACCAATGGATGACGCGTTGGCTCAAGTTGTAGTAGATTTAAGCAATCGTCCTCATTTTGAATTTAAAGGTGACATTCCCGCGTCGCGCGTCGGTACATTTGATACAGAGCTTGTGTATGAATTTTTATGGAAATTTGCATTAGAATCTCGCATGAATGTACATGTAATCGTACACTACGGTAAAAATACACACCACATTATTGAAGCGGTATTTAAGGCATTAGCACGTGCTTTGGACGAAGCGACAACGATTGATCCGCGTGTCAAAGGTGTGCCTTCGACGAAAGGGATGTTGTAA
- the hisD gene encoding histidinol dehydrogenase — translation MKITRVTEQVSLKRTIDQGTSAQREIVVNILKQVQEQKDEALKRYTAQFDGVELSSLLVTEQEKKRAYELVDSDMLSIIREAADNIRDYHERMVEQSWMTTKEDGTILGQKVTPLDAVGVYVPGGLAAYPSSVLMNVIPAQVAGVKRIVMVSPPGKDGALPAGVVVAASELGVKEIYKVGGAQAVGALAYGTETIQPVDKIVGPGNIFVALAKREVYGLVDIDSIAGPSEIVVLADDKAKPNEVAADLLSQAEHDKLASSILVTPSMKLAEAVKEEVERQVESLPRKEIAKPSIDNHGAIYVTGSLEEAIEAVNQLAPEHLEIMTESPLELLGSIRHAGAIFLGRYSSEPVGDYFAGPNHVLPTNGTAKFSSPLSVDSFVKKSSIISYSQQALQKNVSKIAAFARLEGLEAHARAVEERFKK, via the coding sequence TTGAAAATTACACGTGTAACAGAACAAGTGAGCTTAAAGCGTACGATTGATCAAGGGACGAGTGCTCAAAGAGAAATTGTCGTAAATATTTTAAAGCAGGTGCAAGAGCAAAAAGACGAAGCTTTAAAAAGGTATACAGCCCAATTTGACGGCGTTGAGCTTTCTTCTTTGCTTGTGACAGAACAAGAAAAGAAGCGTGCTTATGAGCTGGTTGATTCAGATATGCTGTCAATCATTCGTGAAGCTGCTGACAACATTCGTGATTACCACGAAAGAATGGTCGAGCAGTCTTGGATGACAACAAAAGAAGACGGCACCATTTTAGGGCAGAAAGTAACGCCTTTAGATGCAGTAGGTGTTTATGTACCGGGAGGCCTTGCGGCGTATCCTTCTTCCGTTTTAATGAATGTCATTCCTGCTCAAGTGGCAGGTGTAAAACGTATCGTGATGGTTTCACCTCCAGGAAAAGACGGCGCGCTTCCTGCTGGAGTAGTGGTAGCAGCGAGTGAGCTTGGGGTCAAAGAGATTTATAAAGTAGGGGGAGCTCAGGCAGTAGGAGCACTTGCCTATGGAACAGAAACAATTCAACCCGTCGATAAAATTGTAGGGCCTGGTAATATCTTTGTTGCATTAGCGAAACGAGAAGTATATGGCTTAGTAGACATTGACTCAATTGCTGGACCTAGTGAAATTGTCGTACTAGCAGACGATAAGGCTAAGCCGAACGAAGTGGCCGCTGATTTATTGTCTCAAGCAGAACATGACAAATTAGCTTCAAGTATTTTAGTTACACCTTCTATGAAATTAGCCGAAGCTGTTAAAGAAGAAGTGGAAAGACAAGTAGAATCTTTACCTCGTAAAGAAATTGCAAAACCTTCTATTGATAACCATGGCGCTATTTATGTGACCGGGTCATTAGAAGAAGCGATTGAGGCTGTTAATCAATTAGCTCCTGAGCATTTAGAAATTATGACTGAAAGTCCACTTGAACTTTTAGGTTCCATTCGTCATGCCGGTGCTATTTTTCTAGGAAGATACAGCTCAGAACCTGTTGGCGATTATTTCGCGGGACCAAACCATGTTCTTCCAACAAATGGGACAGCAAAATTCTCAAGTCCTTTATCAGTTGATTCATTTGTGAAGAAGTCTAGCATCATTTCATACAGCCAACAAGCCCTGCAGAAAAATGTCTCGAAAATCGCAGCGTTTGCTCGTTTAGAAGGGCTAGAAGCTCATGCAAGGGCGGTTGAAGAACGCTTTAAAAAATAA
- the hisG gene encoding ATP phosphoribosyltransferase, producing MSELLTIAMPKGRIFEEAAELLRQADFQLPPEFDDSRKLIVDIPEENMRFILAKPMDVTTYVEYGVADLGIAGKDVMLEEERDVYELLDLNISKCHLAVAGLPNAKKSEIAQKVATKYPNVASTYFREQGEQVEIIKLNGSIELAPLIGLADRIVDIVSTGQTLKENGLVELEHIEDITSRLIVNPVSYRLKDERIDDLVNRLAQVVQPV from the coding sequence ATGAGTGAACTATTAACAATTGCAATGCCAAAAGGACGTATTTTTGAAGAAGCAGCTGAACTTTTGCGTCAAGCAGACTTTCAATTGCCGCCAGAATTTGACGATTCGCGCAAGCTGATTGTAGACATTCCTGAAGAGAACATGCGCTTTATTTTAGCAAAACCAATGGACGTTACTACTTATGTAGAATACGGAGTAGCGGATCTTGGTATTGCAGGCAAAGACGTAATGTTAGAAGAAGAACGAGATGTATATGAGCTGTTGGATTTAAATATTAGTAAATGTCATCTGGCCGTTGCCGGTTTGCCTAATGCTAAAAAATCAGAAATTGCTCAAAAAGTGGCAACCAAATATCCAAATGTAGCATCTACTTATTTCAGGGAGCAAGGAGAGCAAGTAGAAATTATTAAATTGAATGGTTCGATTGAATTAGCGCCTTTAATCGGCCTTGCTGATCGGATCGTTGATATTGTATCAACGGGACAAACACTAAAAGAGAACGGACTTGTTGAATTGGAGCACATTGAAGATATTACATCGCGTTTGATTGTGAACCCTGTGAGCTATCGTTTAAAAGACGAACGAATTGATGATTTAGTGAATCGTTTAGCCCAAGTGGTTCAACCTGTATAA
- a CDS encoding ATP phosphoribosyltransferase regulatory subunit → MSKLFMFEKPLGMRDTLPALFERKKQVRNQLADEISSWGYQYMATPTVEYYETVGSASAILDQQLFKLLDKEGHTLVLRPDVTTPFARVAASKLLNNSPLRLAYEANVFRAQQREGGRPAEFEQIGVELIGDATMSSDAEVIALMIGALKRAGLKSFKVAIGHIGFVNSLFLEIVGNEERANVLRRFLYEKNYVGYRNHVKDLNLSSIDKQRLLQLLNLRGDEKKIEEAVELVENEAGKKAAGDLKKLWNMLDAYGVTDEIKIDFNLVSHMSYYTGILFEVFAENVGFHIGNGGRYDQLLEKFASKTPATGFGIQLDRLIEALGEEVYEPSAVYGILYSQERLDEALALAAEQRKQGYRVVTQEIAGVDDVDVFTAQFEEVTFLIGKRGKGGQ, encoded by the coding sequence ATGTCAAAGTTATTTATGTTTGAAAAACCCCTTGGAATGAGAGATACCCTGCCAGCTCTTTTTGAAAGAAAAAAACAAGTTCGCAATCAGCTAGCAGATGAAATCAGCAGCTGGGGCTATCAATATATGGCAACGCCTACTGTGGAATACTACGAGACGGTAGGAAGCGCATCAGCTATTTTAGATCAACAATTGTTTAAACTTTTAGATAAAGAAGGGCATACGCTTGTGCTGCGACCGGATGTAACAACGCCATTTGCACGTGTGGCCGCTTCAAAACTTTTAAATAATTCTCCTTTGCGCTTAGCTTATGAAGCAAATGTATTCCGAGCTCAGCAGCGTGAGGGTGGCCGCCCGGCGGAGTTTGAACAAATAGGCGTTGAGCTAATTGGAGACGCTACGATGAGCAGCGATGCTGAAGTCATTGCTCTCATGATCGGCGCCTTAAAAAGAGCGGGACTTAAATCATTTAAAGTGGCAATTGGCCACATCGGGTTTGTTAATTCGCTTTTTTTAGAAATTGTCGGAAATGAAGAACGTGCTAACGTGCTTCGCCGCTTTTTATATGAGAAAAATTACGTGGGCTATCGTAATCATGTAAAAGATTTGAATCTATCTTCTATTGATAAACAGCGTCTCCTTCAGCTGCTTAACCTGCGCGGAGATGAAAAGAAGATTGAAGAAGCGGTTGAACTAGTTGAGAACGAAGCTGGTAAAAAAGCCGCCGGTGATTTGAAAAAGCTATGGAATATGCTTGATGCGTACGGTGTAACGGATGAAATTAAAATTGATTTTAACTTAGTCAGTCATATGAGCTATTACACAGGTATTTTATTTGAAGTCTTTGCTGAAAACGTTGGTTTCCATATCGGTAATGGAGGACGTTATGACCAGCTTCTTGAAAAATTTGCGTCTAAAACACCAGCTACAGGATTTGGAATTCAGCTCGACCGCTTAATTGAAGCGCTGGGCGAAGAAGTATATGAGCCTTCAGCAGTATACGGCATATTATATAGTCAAGAGCGTTTAGATGAGGCATTAGCTTTAGCTGCTGAACAGCGCAAGCAAGGATACCGGGTAGTGACTCAGGAAATTGCAGGCGTTGATGATGTTGATGTATTTACTGCACAGTTTGAAGAAGTCACGTTTCTAATTGGAAAACGAGGCAAGGGGGGACAATAA
- a CDS encoding acyltransferase → MRKTTRYPVKGANSLWHVYKTVPFWKVVRNFLIIQCARYTPFLSMKNWLYKACLGMKVGPQTSFALMVMLDIMFPEKIQVGRNTVIGYNTTILAHEYLITEYRLGDVIIGDEVMIGANSTILPGVTIGNEAVVAAGTVVHKDVAPGFFVGGNPMRVIYTKEEMEKRREAEPKATT, encoded by the coding sequence GTGAGAAAAACGACGCGCTATCCGGTTAAAGGAGCTAATTCCCTTTGGCATGTCTATAAGACCGTGCCTTTTTGGAAAGTAGTGCGCAACTTCCTAATCATTCAATGCGCTCGTTATACGCCTTTTCTTTCGATGAAAAACTGGCTGTACAAAGCGTGCTTAGGGATGAAAGTAGGACCTCAAACATCCTTTGCCCTTATGGTGATGCTCGATATTATGTTTCCTGAAAAAATACAAGTAGGACGCAATACGGTCATCGGATACAATACAACTATTCTCGCTCATGAATATCTGATAACGGAATATCGTCTTGGAGATGTCATCATTGGGGATGAAGTGATGATTGGAGCAAATAGCACCATCCTTCCAGGTGTAACAATAGGCAATGAAGCGGTTGTAGCGGCTGGAACGGTGGTTCATAAAGATGTAGCACCCGGTTTCTTTGTTGGAGGTAACCCTATGCGTGTCATCTATACAAAAGAAGAAATGGAAAAGCGCAGGGAAGCAGAACCTAAAGCCACAACTTAG
- the ppaX gene encoding pyrophosphatase PpaX — protein MTINTVLFDLDGTLIDTNELIIASFTHTLNHYYPEQYTREDILQFMGPPLYDTFVEMDKTKVNEMIEMYRTHNLANHDLLVKEFEGVLETVKWLHEQDYKLGIVTTKQRNTVMMGLKLTKLDQFFDTIVAIEDVTNAKPHPEPVEKALKLLDAKPEEALMVGDNHHDIVSGQRAYTKTAGVAWSAKGRDHIAYYNPDIILENMTDLIDILKGERQ, from the coding sequence ATGACGATTAATACGGTTTTGTTTGATTTAGACGGTACGTTAATTGATACAAATGAATTAATTATTGCCTCGTTTACTCATACGCTTAATCACTATTATCCTGAACAATATACTCGTGAAGATATTTTACAGTTTATGGGACCTCCTTTATACGACACGTTTGTAGAAATGGATAAAACGAAAGTAAACGAAATGATTGAGATGTATCGCACGCATAATCTAGCCAATCACGATTTGCTTGTTAAAGAATTTGAAGGCGTACTTGAAACAGTTAAATGGCTGCACGAGCAGGATTATAAATTAGGTATTGTCACAACAAAGCAAAGAAATACGGTCATGATGGGGCTTAAGTTAACAAAGTTAGATCAGTTCTTTGATACAATTGTTGCAATTGAAGACGTAACAAATGCAAAGCCGCATCCTGAGCCAGTAGAAAAAGCACTGAAGCTGCTTGATGCTAAACCTGAAGAAGCGCTGATGGTGGGAGATAACCATCACGACATCGTTTCTGGCCAAAGAGCTTATACGAAAACAGCTGGAGTTGCTTGGAGTGCAAAAGGAAGAGATCATATCGCTTATTATAATCCTGATATTATTTTAGAGAATATGACGGATTTAATTGATATATTAAAAGGAGAACGTCAGTGA
- the lgt gene encoding prolipoprotein diacylglyceryl transferase: protein MEATIQPLDRVFLEIGPLTVYWYGVIIGAGVLLGLYIATRESVRRGLSKDTFVDLILFAVPIAIICARIYYVSFEWGYYSKHLNEIPQIWQGGIAIHGGLIGGVLTAIVYSKVKKISFWKLADIAAPSLILGQAIGRWGNFMNQEAHGGPVTRAFLEGLHLPNFIINQMYINGTYYHPTFLYESLWDFAGFILLMVLRRTSLRKGEIFLSYLIWYSVGRFFVEGLRTDSLMLTHTLRIAQVVSLALIVIAIILIIIRRVTGMSKQKYLENEEAQSKA from the coding sequence GTGGAAGCAACTATTCAGCCGTTAGATCGCGTTTTCCTTGAAATTGGCCCTCTAACGGTCTACTGGTACGGCGTAATTATCGGTGCAGGTGTTCTATTAGGTCTTTATATTGCGACCAGAGAAAGCGTAAGAAGAGGCTTATCAAAAGATACATTTGTTGATCTTATCTTATTTGCTGTGCCAATAGCTATTATTTGTGCACGAATTTATTATGTATCCTTTGAATGGGGATACTATTCAAAGCATTTAAATGAAATACCTCAGATTTGGCAAGGGGGGATTGCCATTCATGGTGGCTTAATCGGAGGCGTATTAACTGCCATTGTGTATTCGAAAGTAAAAAAGATTTCATTTTGGAAGTTGGCTGATATTGCTGCGCCTAGTTTAATCCTTGGCCAAGCCATTGGGCGCTGGGGAAACTTTATGAATCAAGAGGCACACGGGGGGCCGGTTACCCGTGCTTTTTTAGAAGGGTTGCACCTTCCAAATTTTATTATTAACCAAATGTATATTAACGGTACATATTATCATCCTACGTTTTTATACGAATCATTATGGGATTTTGCCGGATTTATCTTGTTGATGGTACTTCGCCGCACCAGTCTGCGAAAAGGAGAAATTTTCTTATCTTATTTAATCTGGTACTCAGTTGGACGCTTCTTTGTAGAAGGGCTTCGCACGGATAGCTTAATGCTGACGCATACACTCAGAATCGCTCAAGTTGTTTCACTTGCACTGATTGTAATAGCCATTATTTTAATTATTATCCGCCGCGTGACGGGAATGAGTAAACAGAAATACTTAGAGAATGAAGAAGCGCAATCTAAGGCGTAA